One Roseiconus lacunae genomic region harbors:
- a CDS encoding suppressor of fused domain protein gives MGPAFSSASGLSSNPTDAWPVVCMRELARRIMNNQVQLRGDFGVLSNEDPPKSFCEQTRFAGWLFAAPQNEQHRCVLSNGTTVKLYQLFPLYAEEIILQRDKGFAALIEQVEKHGLPNGVEEGRAPLVSF, from the coding sequence CTGGGACCGGCTTTCTCGTCCGCGTCTGGTCTTTCCTCGAATCCCACTGATGCTTGGCCAGTTGTTTGCATGCGAGAACTCGCACGCCGCATCATGAATAACCAGGTGCAGCTCCGTGGCGACTTTGGCGTTCTCTCCAACGAAGATCCGCCAAAATCATTTTGCGAACAAACACGATTCGCCGGCTGGTTATTTGCCGCCCCCCAAAACGAACAGCATCGTTGCGTTTTGTCGAATGGCACTACGGTGAAGCTCTACCAGTTGTTTCCTCTCTACGCTGAGGAGATAATTCTCCAACGAGACAAAGGCTTTGCTGCTTTGATAGAGCAAGTTGAAAAACACGGGCTCCCGAACGGAGTTGAGGAAGGGCGCGCTCCGCTCGTGTCATTTTGA
- a CDS encoding imm11 family protein yields the protein MPQELFSLKFEYDDPRFSQFSFPEDAPSYFGNPHLSKDFDSDNAGKLDWNPHKLADVWEPQKVIGDVAGFCDYPTVDNKPAFSARAVAVLRDLLEPCGELLPLLTPIGEYFAFNIQVVSDALDRERSNASLGDPGSSKETAFGIKHFIFNESLLGDHAIFRVREYPPMVVVSDQFKTRAEDAGLNGLHFAKIWPYAADESWDDIDRQLSRKRKREGKLAELRGQSVEIKLTISDEPKDYDEPTEEQYRNAFALADKIKSAFSKLGADTGGFMGTVSSVDPGEQGFSINIVCPDAQEAFQVCEPILRSTKWPFPMDVIIVPGNPYDRKVKPQIIEIV from the coding sequence ATGCCACAAGAACTTTTTTCGCTTAAGTTTGAATACGATGATCCCCGGTTTTCGCAGTTCAGCTTTCCGGAAGATGCGCCATCGTATTTTGGCAACCCGCATCTGTCCAAAGATTTTGACAGTGACAACGCCGGCAAGCTGGATTGGAATCCGCATAAGCTCGCTGATGTGTGGGAACCGCAAAAGGTGATCGGCGATGTTGCTGGATTTTGCGATTACCCAACCGTCGACAACAAGCCGGCTTTCAGTGCCCGCGCGGTTGCAGTGCTGAGAGATCTGCTCGAACCGTGCGGAGAGCTGCTGCCTTTGTTGACTCCAATCGGCGAGTACTTTGCCTTCAACATTCAGGTTGTGTCCGATGCACTTGATCGAGAGCGTTCCAACGCTAGTTTGGGCGATCCTGGCAGCAGCAAAGAAACCGCGTTTGGAATCAAACACTTCATATTTAACGAGTCACTACTCGGTGATCACGCGATCTTCCGAGTCCGCGAGTATCCCCCCATGGTCGTAGTGAGCGATCAATTTAAGACTCGTGCCGAAGACGCAGGTTTGAATGGCCTGCACTTCGCCAAGATTTGGCCCTACGCTGCCGACGAGTCTTGGGATGACATCGATCGCCAACTGAGCCGGAAGCGAAAACGAGAGGGAAAACTAGCGGAACTTCGTGGCCAGAGTGTCGAAATCAAGCTGACAATCAGTGACGAGCCGAAAGATTACGACGAACCGACTGAAGAGCAGTATCGCAACGCGTTTGCTCTCGCTGACAAGATCAAGTCAGCATTCTCCAAGCTCGGTGCGGACACCGGCGGCTTCATGGGTACCGTTTCATCAGTTGATCCCGGCGAGCAAGGTTTCTCGATCAACATCGTGTGCCCGGATGCACAAGAAGCGTTTCAGGTTTGCGAGCCGATTTTGCGATCCACTAAGTGGCCATTTCCGATGGATGTCATCATCGTCCCTGGTAATCCCTACGATCGAAAGGTCAAACCGCAGATCATTGAGATCGTCTAG
- a CDS encoding Imm44 family immunity protein, which produces MSGECDAKVYDDYRIVWAQIEKDVNRILKSNDYGSGVTKLNVIPIILSKAAQNDLFNEIKRFDRKKRESEFRLHVSLARFRSATLTEKYDLIIRSIHLMEQKKGMGVLIAGVMANRSPFLRPSYTFRA; this is translated from the coding sequence ATGAGCGGTGAGTGTGATGCCAAGGTCTACGATGATTATCGAATCGTGTGGGCACAGATTGAGAAGGACGTGAATCGCATCTTGAAGTCCAACGACTATGGATCGGGCGTCACGAAGTTGAATGTCATCCCCATCATCCTTTCTAAGGCTGCACAGAATGACCTGTTCAATGAGATTAAACGGTTTGATCGCAAGAAACGCGAGTCCGAATTTCGTCTTCACGTTTCCCTCGCCAGGTTCCGATCCGCAACGCTGACAGAGAAGTACGACTTGATTATTCGCTCGATCCACCTGATGGAACAAAAAAAGGGGATGGGGGTTTTAATAGCAGGTGTAATGGCGAATCGCTCCCCTTTTCTTAGACCGTCGTACACTTTCCGGGCGTAA
- a CDS encoding carboxymuconolactone decarboxylase family protein, with amino-acid sequence MNGSSVCLDMHTREDRKGTESDHRLFALAAWREAPCFSDSERAALALAEAVTRMSDRTNPVPDEIWNESARRFDEQALATLILKIGMVEFGNRVNATTKQIVGECGCE; translated from the coding sequence ATCAACGGGAGTAGCGTTTGCTTGGACATGCACACTCGCGAGGATCGAAAAGGAACGGAATCGGACCATCGACTGTTTGCTCTTGCCGCTTGGCGCGAAGCTCCCTGTTTCAGCGACTCGGAGCGAGCTGCACTCGCGCTCGCCGAAGCGGTGACTCGTATGTCCGATCGGACCAATCCGGTACCTGATGAAATATGGAACGAATCCGCACGTCGCTTCGACGAACAGGCACTCGCGACTCTGATCCTGAAAATTGGCATGGTCGAATTCGGCAACCGAGTCAACGCTACCACGAAACAAATCGTGGGTGAGTGTGGTTGTGAATGA
- a CDS encoding NAD(P)/FAD-dependent oxidoreductase, which translates to MDRREMMTAVAATAGTAFLPQISAARDRSKEGIQFDYEAIVVGGGPAGLSAALVLGRCCRKVLVCDAGEHRNRTSPSVHSFFSRDGISPSELLKIGRDQLKPYDVAFHQCRIVSARQLDKGFQVRADSGKSFTASKLILATGVKDDLPHINGLAELWGAGVYHCPYCHGWEVRGKPWAYMADQKLAVEWGIELKGWTDSLTYCSGGSSSLTNAERERLRQHGIGIREQAIERVTGEGGKIRGIDFSDGGVLDVDAFFIRAPMIPRSSLAKQLGCKLVFVPGVFSDTAETDPYGATSVAGVYVVGDASVGAPQVATAVTDGAMAAIMLNKSLFQEAPAHSSK; encoded by the coding sequence ATGGATCGACGAGAAATGATGACTGCCGTCGCTGCGACTGCCGGGACGGCGTTCCTGCCGCAGATCTCCGCTGCGCGGGACCGGAGCAAAGAAGGGATACAGTTCGACTACGAGGCGATCGTGGTGGGCGGTGGACCTGCGGGGTTGAGCGCGGCGTTGGTCCTGGGGCGGTGTTGCCGAAAGGTTCTGGTCTGTGATGCCGGCGAACATCGCAATCGCACCTCTCCTTCCGTCCACAGCTTCTTCTCGCGAGACGGAATCAGTCCGTCGGAGTTACTCAAAATCGGTCGGGACCAACTGAAACCATATGACGTGGCTTTTCATCAGTGTCGAATTGTCAGCGCCCGCCAACTCGACAAGGGGTTTCAAGTGCGGGCCGATTCTGGGAAGTCGTTTACGGCCAGCAAACTGATTCTTGCAACTGGGGTGAAAGACGATCTGCCCCACATTAATGGGCTTGCAGAGCTATGGGGAGCCGGCGTTTACCATTGCCCGTATTGCCATGGCTGGGAAGTTCGCGGTAAACCCTGGGCATACATGGCAGATCAAAAACTTGCTGTCGAATGGGGTATCGAACTAAAAGGTTGGACGGACAGTTTGACGTACTGTTCTGGCGGCAGTTCCAGTTTGACAAACGCCGAACGAGAGAGACTGCGTCAACACGGTATCGGAATTCGTGAACAGGCTATTGAACGAGTGACGGGCGAAGGCGGAAAAATCCGAGGCATCGATTTTTCCGACGGCGGAGTGCTGGATGTCGACGCGTTCTTTATTCGAGCTCCGATGATCCCTCGATCGTCACTTGCCAAACAGCTCGGTTGCAAGCTCGTTTTCGTACCAGGAGTGTTCAGCGACACGGCAGAGACAGATCCCTACGGTGCCACTTCCGTAGCCGGCGTTTATGTCGTCGGCGACGCGTCCGTTGGTGCTCCCCAAGTCGCTACGGCAGTCACCGACGGTGCCATGGCAGCGATCATGTTGAACAAATCGCTATTCCAGGAAGCCCCCGCGCATTCCAGCAAATGA
- a CDS encoding class I SAM-dependent methyltransferase: protein MASNKELQQAAFHDPKAVAQYADSPRRAVPGFEEMQRMATLLLIERVGSDGRILVVGAGGGLELKVFAEAQPGWTFDGVDPSPAMLDLARQTLGPHVSRVALHEGKIDVAPEGPFDAATCLLTLHFAELEERHHMLTAIRGRLKPNAPLITLQLSFPQTEGGRKLWLSRYTAYVVSSGVDPQKASRASEAIDSNLTILDPQQDESLLHEAGFTDVSLFYAGLAFRGWVSYAR, encoded by the coding sequence ATGGCGTCTAACAAAGAACTGCAGCAAGCGGCGTTTCACGATCCGAAGGCGGTCGCACAGTACGCCGATTCGCCGCGACGAGCGGTGCCCGGATTCGAAGAAATGCAGCGAATGGCAACGTTGTTGCTGATTGAGCGAGTTGGCAGCGATGGTCGCATTCTCGTGGTAGGAGCTGGCGGCGGACTTGAGTTAAAAGTCTTTGCGGAGGCACAACCAGGCTGGACCTTTGATGGTGTCGATCCTTCACCGGCCATGCTGGATCTTGCGAGGCAGACCCTCGGTCCGCATGTTTCGCGAGTCGCACTGCACGAGGGAAAAATCGACGTTGCACCGGAGGGGCCGTTTGACGCAGCGACTTGTCTCTTGACCCTGCACTTTGCCGAACTCGAAGAGCGGCATCACATGCTGACCGCCATTAGAGGGCGACTTAAACCGAACGCCCCATTGATCACGCTCCAATTGAGTTTTCCCCAAACAGAAGGCGGGCGAAAGCTATGGCTTTCTCGCTACACGGCTTATGTGGTGAGTTCCGGTGTCGATCCGCAAAAAGCCTCGCGGGCAAGTGAGGCAATCGACTCAAATCTCACGATTCTCGATCCACAGCAAGATGAATCGCTGCTGCATGAAGCGGGGTTTACCGACGTTAGTTTGTTCTATGCCGGGTTGGCTTTCCGAGGGTGGGTGTCCTATGCGAGATGA
- a CDS encoding Rrf2 family transcriptional regulator produces MKRDSKLSGVLHILLHMAELEVPVTSEGLSKIMDTNPVVVRRLMAGLREQGYVCSEKGHGGGWTVACDPTQVTLLDIYEAVGSPSLLAIGNRTESPGCLVEQSVNAALGKAFNEAEKRLLRRLGEVTLASLSADCHKRLKAKGISLKAKPNTHGV; encoded by the coding sequence ATGAAACGAGATAGCAAGCTTTCCGGTGTGCTGCACATCTTGCTGCACATGGCGGAGTTAGAAGTACCGGTCACGTCCGAAGGCCTGTCGAAGATAATGGACACCAATCCAGTTGTGGTGCGTCGGTTGATGGCCGGGCTGCGTGAGCAGGGCTACGTGTGTAGCGAGAAGGGGCATGGGGGCGGTTGGACTGTGGCTTGTGATCCTACCCAGGTCACTTTGCTGGACATTTACGAGGCGGTCGGTAGCCCGTCACTTTTGGCGATCGGTAATCGCACCGAATCGCCCGGTTGCCTGGTGGAGCAATCCGTGAACGCGGCCCTGGGCAAGGCGTTTAACGAAGCGGAGAAACGATTGCTGCGGCGACTTGGCGAAGTGACCCTCGCTTCGCTGAGCGCCGATTGTCACAAACGACTCAAAGCCAAAGGCATCTCACTGAAGGCGAAACCGAATACACATGGCGTCTAA